One part of the Meleagris gallopavo isolate NT-WF06-2002-E0010 breed Aviagen turkey brand Nicholas breeding stock chromosome 20, Turkey_5.1, whole genome shotgun sequence genome encodes these proteins:
- the TMEM220 gene encoding transmembrane protein 220: MQEPGLLLFPHSTVEVWGAVPRRAFPEGNHSATLELGHEVVYLVPAALTLLVVLNPLVTALLPRSCIPGKGRPQLASVQFQQHFLAAFHNHTDAGINSVFLPRAYVLAAGISVSILVTLQFTECTSCYIAVPASLFFPQKTFLEEPLFETALVHLLLCRNPLDGIHLTAAILVALFPFVSWLYIYVNKEMRESWPEHCKTVI, translated from the exons ATGCAGGAACCGGGACTGCTGCTGTTCCCACACAGCACGGTCGAGGTGTGGGGAGCTGTTCCTCGCAGGGCCTTTCCCGAGGGGAACCACAGTGCAACGCTGGAGCTGGGGCACGAG GTTGTCTACTTGGTGCCGGCTGCCCTCACACTGCTTGTTGTCCTTAACCCTTTAGTAACAG cactgctgccaagAAGTTGCATTCCTGGGAAAGGAAGACCCCAGCTCGCTAGCGTACAATTTCAACAGCACTTTCTAGCAGCTTTCCATAATCATACAGATGCTGGTATTAATTCTGTATTCTTGCCTAGAGCATATGTGCTTGCTGCAGGCATTTCTGTTAGCATCTTAGTTACTCTTCAGTTCACAGAATGTACTTCATGCTACATTGCAGTTCCTGCcagcttattttttcctcagaaaacttTTTTGGAGGAGCCTCT ATTTGAAACTGCACTGGTGCATTTGCTTCTTTGTAGGAATCCGCTGGATGGAATTCATTTGACTGCTGCAATCTTGGTTGCTCTCTTCCCCTTTGTTTCATGGCTGTACATTTATGTGAACAAAGAGATGCGAGAATCTTGGCCAGAACACTGTAAAACTGTGATTTGA
- the LOC100544513 gene encoding protein SCO1 homolog, mitochondrial, producing MQPVSWRALGAALILCGGLLLAMKRVKKAKEDKLEKERNRGIGKPLLGGPFSLVSHEGQPRTNRDYLGQWVLIYFGFTHCPDICPEELEKMIEVVNEIDRIPSLPDLTPLFITIDPERDSEEAIARYVKEFSPKLVGLTGTRAQIDQVAKAFRVYYSEGPKDEDNDYIVDHTIIMYLLGPDGDFVDYYGQNKRSAEISASIAAHMRKYRS from the exons ATGCAGCCGGTGTCCTGGCGGGCGCTGGGAGCCGCCCTCATCCTGTGCGGAGGGCTGCTGCTTGCCATGAAGAGGGTGAAGAAGGCGAAGGAGGACA agctggagaaggAGCGGAACCGAGGCATCGGGAAACCGCTGCTGGGAGGGCCCTTCTCGCTCGTCAGCCACGAGGGACAGCCCAGGACCAACAGAGACTATCTCGGCCAGTGGGTGCTCATCTACTTCGGCTTCACACACTGCCCCGACATCTGTCCCGAGGAACTGGAGAAAATGATTGAAGTGGTCAATGAAATTG ATAGAATCCCGTCCTTGCCTGATCTGACCCCACTCTTCATCACCATTGATCCTGAGAGGGACAGTGAAGAAGCCATTGCCAGATATGTTAAag aaTTTTCTCCAAAGCTGGTTGGGTTGACTGGTACCAGAGCACAGATCGACCAAGTGGCCAAAGCTTTCCGTGTGTATTACAGCGAAGGTCCCAAAGATGAAGACAATGATTACATT GTGGATCACACAATAATAATGTACCTGCTTGGGCCAGATGGTGACTTTGTGGACTATTACGGCCAGAATAAGAGGAGTGCTGAGATTTCTGCTTCTATTGCTGCACACATGAGGAAATACAGATCGTAA
- the ADPRM gene encoding manganese-dependent ADP-ribose/CDP-alcohol diphosphatase: RAALRLLREKNRNADLNSPAGLEEPQFVEFNGGFGQAQLDWFNDVLRFSDENQEKVVVMGHLPIHPDASDEVCLAWNYRDALSVIHSHQCVVCFLAGHLHDGGYCLDSHGVHHLTLEGVIETPPESNAFGTIYVYDDKMVLKGRGRISDRVMCF; encoded by the exons CGGGCGGCCCTGCGGCTGCTGAGGGAGAAGAACCGCAACGCGGACCTCAACAGCCCCGCAG GACTGGAAGAACCTCAGTTCGTAGAATTCAATGGAGGATTTGGCCAAGCCCAGCTGGACTGGTTCAATGACGTACTCAGGTTCTCCGATGAAAACCAAGAAAAAGTTGTCGTTATGG GTCATCTGCCCATTCACCCAGATGCTTCAGACGAAGTTTGCCTAGCCTGGAATTACAGAGATGCCCTTTCTGTCATACATTCTCACCAGTGTGTGGTCTGCTTTCTTGCAGGGCACCTGCACGATGGTGGCTATTGTTTAGACTCACATGGTGTTCATCATCTGACTTTGGAGGGGGTTATTGAAACTCCACCTGAAAGCAATGCCTTTGGAACTATTTATGTCTATGATGATAAAATGGTATTAAAGGGAAGAGGCAGAATTTCAGACAGGGTGATGTGTTTCTGA